The following proteins come from a genomic window of Aspergillus luchuensis IFO 4308 DNA, chromosome 3, nearly complete sequence:
- a CDS encoding arylsulfotransferase family protein (COG:S;~EggNog:ENOG410PK7H;~InterPro:IPR039535;~PFAM:PF05935,PF14269;~SECRETED:SignalP(1-33);~TransMembrane:1 (n17-28c33/34o588-609i)) — protein MVAFTHIAGGSAPSSIVACVALLLLACLHTVVAEIDSVFKSRPDLYPPVLTLEHRVPDKLSPGYIFVGPYEASNSGPYIYDDEGNLVWSGWGNSGPGNAHGMHVCKYKGKDHLCFFQGVQQNGYCRGHGVIMDDHYRIVRTVVPGGGMASSDMHEFMPINDGKTALMTVYQQRQFDMSPWNVKSGMGWVMESIFQEVDVETNEVLFEWKSLDHVDPSDAYTWPSHTDTSGTGLDPRSPWDYFHINSIDKNADGDYLISSRHTCAIYKISGKDGSIIWRLHGAHPTFKNINFSFSQQHDARWLGENSTHTLLSLYNNGFNGFNRTHDFSSGMIILIDHQDNTATQLHDYSPPGKTMISSSQGNMQVLPNKNVFIGWGNNAYVSEHDEEGNVLLWGYIDKDRIMNYRAQKFEWDGMPTDVPALWTYSQSTDTFSPTTFYVSWNGATRVKYWRFYGATNSTGPYMLIKQTEKRGFETSYSAPHFYRWTYAEAVDVEGKVLGKSRSMFTFTPSPDLQGYCGRESCENAQTYGMPGEEGAGPAIPPAGINTVPWVDPDHPDAHFDWGQTGDDEDESESGSGNLKSVYDNNVGWIAPVFGFVVAIVAIYTIMRIYRRQQQFSRVKERASTESVDRIERSKPWTESEETPWWHWRRWTKSQEPPRYFPLAEQRSPSWRAEGHYVR, from the exons ATGGTGGCCTTCACTCATATCGCCGGGGGATCGGCTCCGTCCTCCATAGTCGCCTGTGTGGCACTATTATTACTCGCATGCCTTCACACTGTCGTCGCAGAGATCGATTCGGTCTTTAAATCC CGACCCGATCTCTATCCTCCAGTCCTTACTTTGGAACATAGAGTTCCCGACAAGCTAAGCCCGGGTTACATCTTTGTCGGCCCGTATGAAGCGTCCAATTCCGGCCCGTATatctatgatgatgagggg AACCTAGTCTGGAGCGGCTGGGGTAACTCGGGCCCCGGAAATGCCCACGGCATGCACGTTTGCAAATACAAGGGAAAGGATCACTTGTGTTTCTTTCAGGGTGTTCAACAGAACGGGTATTGTCGAGGTCATGGAGTCATCATGGATGACCACTATCGCATCGTCCGAACCGTGGTTCCCGGAGGCGGCATGGCATCCAGCGATATGCACGAATTCATGCCTATCAATGACGGCAAGACTGCCTTGATGACGGTCTACCAGCAGCGACAGTTCGACATGTCCCCGTGGAATGTGAAATCCGGCATGGGATGGGTGATGGAGAGTATCTTCcaggaggtggatgtggagacCAACGAAGTTCTGTTCGAGTGGAAGTCCCTCGACCACGTCGACCCTTCGGATGCCTACACCTGGCCGAGTCACACGGATACTTCGGGCACTGGGCTGGACCCGCGCTCGCCCTGGGATTACTTCCATATCAACTCGATCGACAAGAACGCTGACGGCGATTATTTGATCTCTTCGCGCCACACGTGCGCGATCTACAAAATCTCCGGCAAGGATGGATCTATCATCTGGCGGTTGCACGGAGCGCATCCCACCTTCAAGAACATCAACTTCAGTTTTTCGCAACAGCACGATGCGCGGTGGCTTGGTGAAAACTCCACCCACACGCTGCTGTCTCTGTATAACAACGGGTTCAATGGTTTCAACCGCACCCACGACTTCTCCTCGGGCATGATTATCTTGATCGATCACCAAGATAACACCGCCACTCAGCTGCACGACTACTCTCCTCCCGGGAAGACCATGATCAGCTCCAGCCAGGGTAACATGCAAGTCCTTCCGAACAAGAACGTATTCATTGGGTGGGGTAACAACGCCTATGTGTCGGAACATGACGAAGAAGGCAATGTACTGCTCTGGGGCTACATCGACAAGGATCGCATCATGAACTACCGGGCACAAAAGTTCGAATGGGATGGAATGCCTACCGACGTGCCGGCTCTCTGGACGTACTCGCAATCTACAGACACCTTCTCTCCGACGACGTTCTACGTCAGCTGGAACGGGGCTACGCGTGTGAAGTACTGGCGGTTCTACGGCGCGACCAACTCGACTGGCCCGTATATGCTCATCAAGCAGACCGAAAAGAGAGGATTCGAGACGAGCTACTCGGCACCGCACTTCTACCGCTGGACCTACGCGGAGGCGGTAGATGTGGAGGGCAAGGTTCTGGGCAAGTCGCGCAGCATGTTCACCTTCACGCCGTCGCCCGATCTCCAGGGTTATTGTGGCCGGGAGTCATGTGAGAATGCGCAGACGTATGGAATGCCTGGCGAGGAGGGCGCTGGACCTGCGATTCCCCCGGCTGGAATCAACACCGTTCCTTGGGTCGATCCTGATCACCCTGATGCACACTTCGATTGGGGTCAgaccggggatgatgaggatgagagtgaGAGCGGGTCCGGCAATTTGAAGAGTGTTTATG ATAACAACGTGGGATGGATCGCCCCCGTCTTCGGCTTTGTCGTGGCCATCGTGGCCATCTATACGATCATGCGGATATACCGGCGCCAACAGCAATTTAGCCGGGTGAAGGAGAGGGCATCGACGGAGAGTGTCGATAGGATCGAGAGGTCCAAGCCCTGGACGGAATCGGAGGAGACGCCGTGGTGGCATTGGCGACGCTGGACGAAGTCACAGGAGCCACCGCGGTATTTTCCGTTGGCAGAACAACGGAGTCCATCCTGGCGAGCAGAAGGACATTATGTGCGATAG
- a CDS encoding putative MFS transporter (COG:P;~EggNog:ENOG410PHRS;~InterPro:IPR020846,IPR011701,IPR036259;~PFAM:PF07690;~TransMembrane:11 (i177-200o220-237i249-269o275-296i308-331o361-383i469-493o513-540i560-579o591-610i666-686o);~go_function: GO:0022857 - transmembrane transporter activity [Evidence IEA];~go_process: GO:0055085 - transmembrane transport [Evidence IEA]), with amino-acid sequence MPAPKSGSQGTAGRPSLPSLSLSSTTPSSAISTPAATPNPLSATSSSFAQASKSRNARHTRATSWTSGHDQGGEPDPADFTSSQQRRRRESNISLADVSEGSSGRYDDDYDDNRSHTNMAVRNTSFDWGPGHARSRSHSYSQPQMSLLQPQELADSSAPRPRPAPVTWMSLPRKGQLALLGLCRVFDFLQIASLQAYMFYQLKSFDENLSDADVSTQAGILQGAFTAAQFATAIPWGRVADAEWGGRKFVLLVGLIGTALSCLGVAFSTSFAQAVFWRSFGGAINGTVGIIRTMIAENVKEKKYHSRAFLILPIGFNVAALFGPVMGGMLADPVKAYPRLFGPDSSFGGADGVQWLIRYPYALPMLANCIFLTFAAVCVAIGLEETLEACKGKPGLGVFSMRIFARGIRAIVPSNSPLYQRLPFADYDEAGPLLNRRDPAESYEMEEKATKASRQARTLPFRRIWTKNVLCTLLAQAFFDFQMGAFNNLWLLFLSTPRYDANDPASPVQRLPFIFTGGLGMLPQSVGFATAILGVIGMLLQFTIYPSINNRLGTAKSYQYFLTLFPLAYAFAPYIALAPSSAPPPGQANGGWVWFSIIVVLFLQVTARTFTLPTSIILLNNCSPHPSVLGTIHGIGQSVSSAFRTIGPIFSGSWYGYGLEMGMVGFAWWLIALVSVFGCVAAIFVYEGSGHEVFLPGEEEERD; translated from the exons ATGCCTGCGCCAAAATCCGGCTCTCAAGGAACCGCCGGGCGTCCGTCGCTACCCTCTTTAtcgctctcctccaccaccccttcCTCGGCCATCTCTACTCCAGCGGCCACTCCCAACCCCCTCtcggccacctcctcctccttcgcccaAGCCTCTAAGAGCCGGAATGCTCGTCATACCCGAGCCACTTCCTGGACATCCGGTCACGATCAAGGCGGCGAACCCGACCCCGCGGACTTTACCTCTTCTCAACAACGTCGTCGCCGAGAATCCAACATCTCGTTAGCTGACGTCTCTGAGGGCTCTTCCGGCCGCTACGACGACGATTACGACGATAATCGCTCTCACACCAACATGGCCGTGAGGAACACTTCCTTCGACTGGGGTCCTGGACACGCTCGCAGTCGCTCTCATTCCTACAGCCAGCCACAGATGTCTCTCCTACAACCTCAAGAACTGGCCGACTCGTCGGCTCCCCGGCCTCGTCCAGCACCCGTTACATGGATGTCCCTTCCGCGCAAAGGGCAGTTGGCCCTGTTGGGTCTCTGTCGTGTCTTCGACTTCCTCCAGATTGCCTCCCTGCAAGCTTACATGTTCTACCAACTGAAATCCTTCGATGAGAACCTCTCCGACGCCGATGTCTCCACCCAGGCCGGTATCCTCCAGGGTGCCTTTACCGCCGCGCAATTTGCAACAGCTATCCCTTGGGGCCGTGTCGCCGATGCAGAATGGGGTGGTCGCAAGTTTGTCTTGCTGGTTGGTCTTATTGGTACCGCGTTGTCCTGTCTGGGTGTTGCCTTTTCGACGTCGTTCGCGCAGGCCGTGTTCTGGCGTTCTTTTGGCGGTGCCATCAACGGGACGGTTGGTATTATTCGGACCATGATCGCGGAGAatgtcaaggagaagaaatacCACTCGCGCGCGTTCCTGATTCTGCCTATCGGGTTCAACGTCGCCGCGTTGTTCGGACCTG TGATGGGTGGTATGCTGGCTGATCCGGTCAAGGCGTATCCTCGACTCTTCGGTCCTGATTCTTCTTTCGGCGGCGCCGACGGTGTGCAGTGGCTCATTCGCTACCCGTATGCGCTGCCCATGCTGGCGAATTGCATTTTCCTGACATTTGCTGCGGTCTGTGTCGCCATCGGTCTTGAAGAG ACTCTGGAAGCTTGCAAGGGCAAGCCCGGTCTGGGCGTGTTCTCGATGCGCATCTTCGCTCGCGGCATCCGGGCCATCGTTCCTTCGAACTCTCCGCTGTATCAGAGACTGCCATTCGCGGACTACGACGAGGCTGGTCCTCTGCTGAACCGCAGAGACCCGGCCGAGAGCTacgagatggaagagaaggcgaCCAAGGCAAGCCGTCAGGCTCGCACTTTGCCTTTCCGCCGGATCTGGACCAAGAACGTGCTGTGCACGCTGTTGGCGCAGGCCTTCTTCGACTTTCAGATGGGTGCTTTCAACAATCTCTGgttgcttttcctctctaCCCCGCGTTATGATGCCAACGACCCTGCCAGTCCGGTCCAGAGACTGCCCTTTATCTTCACTGGCGGTCTGGGCATGCTGCCACAAAGTGTTGGTTTCGCTACTGCCATTCTCGGTGTGATTGGCATGCTTCTCCAGTTCACCATTTACCCCAGCATCAACAACCGTTTGGGCACGGCCAAGAGTTACCAGTACTTCTTGACCCTTTTCCCTCTGGCGTACGCATTCGCGCCATACATTGCTCTTGCTCCGTCGTCCGCACCCCCGCCGGGCCAGGCCAACGGCGGATGGGTGTGGTTCTCCATCATTGTGGTCTTGTTCCTGCAAGTGACGGCACGAACCTTCACTCTTCCCACCTCCATCATTCTCCTGAACAACTGCTCTCCGCACCCGTCAGTGCTCGGCACCATCCACGGCATCGGCCAGTCCGTGTCCTCGGCGTTCCGTACCATTGGACCGATCTTTTCCGGATCGTGGTACGGCTACGGTCTGGAGATGGGCATGGTCGGATTCGCCTGGTGGCTGATTGCATTGGTGTCGGTGTTTGGCTGCGTGGCAGCCATCTTTGTCTACGAAGGTTCCGGACATGAAGTCTTCCTCCccggtgaggaagaagagcgggACTAA
- a CDS encoding DUF292 domain protein (BUSCO:EOG09264PK5;~COG:Z;~EggNog:ENOG410PJI2;~InterPro:IPR005061,IPR042277;~go_process: GO:0015031 - protein transport [Evidence IEA]), giving the protein MPPSPQTAKLTSTLHLLIPRLRLLQKKDTASSVVQRRDLSTLLAENRSTSARIRVENVIATDTAVEVMEMVELYCELLLARANLLDQSAFGEKGARARSRARGEAQRHLSSSSSSSKGGAEGKSSGFSFWGFGRKQQQQQTTGTSQAAAAEQARAESGGGEEAGAAVEKEGYIDPALDEAAAVIFYSYARFPHDIREMTILRGLLSDRWGKDFMMLAQENKLEEVKVPERLVRGLRVKPPSEELVESYLVEIARAYGVTWPDGSVASPEGDVPSFVEDEDRDDGDGDGDVKLPSTPRKIGQSGDSENDVRRASETMELNKATPPRGLYSEGKSPVSVAPPGPRVDNLHPKVKVPGEEDVSKEARQSKPAKSDIPELDELTRRFAALRR; this is encoded by the exons atGCCTCCCTCACCACAAACA GCAAAACTAACCAgcaccctccacctcctaATCCCACGCCTCCGCCTACTCCAAAAAAAAGACACCGCCAGCTCCGTCGTCCAACGGCGCGACCTCTCCACCCTGCTAGCCGAGAACCGCTCCACGAGCGCCCGCATCCGCGTCGAGAATGTAATCGCGACCGACACCGCCGTCGAAGTAATGGAGATGGTCGAGCTCTACTGCGAACTACTTCTCGCGCGGGCGAATCTCCTCGATCAATCTGCCtttggggagaagggggcgCGCGCGCGGAGTAGAGCGCGTGGGGAGGCGCAAcgccatctttcttcttcttcatcatcatctaaaGGTGGTGCAGAGGGGAAAAGCTCAGGGTTCTCGTTTTGGGGGTTTGGGcggaaacaacaacaacaacaaaccaccGGTACATcacaagcagcagcagcagaacaaGCAAGAGCTGAAAGCGGtggtggggaagaagcaggcGCCGCagtggaaaaagaaggctACATCGACCCAGCCCTCGACGAAGCAGCGGCAGTGATATTCTACTCGTATGCGCGGTTCCCGCACGATATTCGGGAAATGACGATCCTGCGGGGATTACTTAGCGATCGATGGGGGAAGGATTTCATGATGCTGGCGCAGGAGAATaagctggaggaggtgaaggttCCGGAACGGTTGGTGAGGGGGTTGAGGGTGAAGCCGCCTtcggaggagttggtggagagTTATCTTGTCGAGATTGCGAGGGCATATGGGGTTACTTGGCCGGATGGGTCTGTTGCTTCGCCGGAGGGGGATGTGCCGAGTtttgtggaggatgaggacagggatgatggtgatggtgatggggatgtgaAGTTGCCGTCTACGCCGAGGAAGATTGGTCAGTCTGGTGATAGTGAGAATGACGTGCGACGGGCATCCGAGACAATGGAGTTGAATAAGGCAACGCCGCCGCGGGGGCTATATTCCGAGGGAAAGAGTCCGGTGAGTGTGGCGCCGCCGGGGCCGAGGGTGGATAATTTGCATCCCAAGGTCAAGGTgcctggggaggaggatgtgtcTAAAGAGGCAAGGCAGTCGAAGCCGGCGAAGAGTGATATACCCGAGTTGGATGAGTTGACGAGACGGTTTGCGGCGTTGAGACGGTGA
- a CDS encoding SUN domain-containing protein (CAZy:GH132;~COG:S;~EggNog:ENOG410PG80;~InterPro:IPR005556;~PFAM:PF03856;~SECRETED:SignalP(1-18)) — protein MKATSATVAFLAMTAVQAAKHAHDHGHHRSHRSVDAPVVKKSSSCQFPSGAGLIPITPHEVNGGWAMSPDQECKPGGYCPYACPAGQVSMQWDPEATSYTYPMSMNGGLYCDENGEIQKPFPDRPYCKDGTGVVSAKNKCKEQVSFCQTVLPGNEAMLIPTLVEELATLAVPDLSYWCETAAHFYINPPGYNTETACVWGTSANPYGNWSPYVAGANTDGDGNTYVKLGWNPIYLEPTTPFRNEVPEFGVEIECEGGGCNGLPCKIDPSVNGVNEMTGDSSVGAGGATFCVVTVPKGGKANVVVFDKEGDSASVPVSSSSVSSVVVSSSASSSSSSTSTSSIVPTTSSTSTVISSSSSTTSSTPTPTPSSTTTSSSTLSSSSTISTTSSSSITPRPTPSWTPSSSWKISSSAALNWTVSASYTYKPHAMVETGSSHANPVAAAAVASGSSQSSGTAQATQSAAVTDGAAVGSAVSKLSLIVAVLGAIVMV, from the exons ATGAAGGCCACTAGCGCAACGGTGGCTTTCCTAGCCATGACTGCTGTCCAAGCAGCCAAGCACGCCCATGACCATGGCCACCACCGCAGCCATCGCTCGGTGGATGCCCCCGTGGTGAAGAAGAGCTCCTCGTGCCAGTTCCCCTCCGGGGCTGGCTTGATCCCTATCACTCCCCACGAGGTCAATGGTGGATGGGCTATGAGCCCTGACCAGGAGTGTAAGCCTGGCGGATACTGCCCGTATGCTTGTCCGGCTGGTCAGGTCTCTATGCAGTGGGACCCTGAGGCTACTTCGTACACCTACCCCATGTCCATG AATGGTGGACTGTACTGCGACGAGAACGGCGAGATTCAGAAGCCCTTCCCGGACCGTCCCTACTGCAAGGACGGCACCGGCGTCGTCAGCGCGAAGAACAAGTGCAAGGAGCAGGTGTCTTTCTGCCAGACGGTTCTTCCTGGCAATGAGGCCATGTTGATTCCCACGCTTGTTGAGGAATTGGCTACCCTGGCTGTTCCGGATCTGAGTTACTGGTGTGAGACTGCGGCGCA CTTCTATATCAACCCTCCCGGATACAACACCGAGACGGCCTGTGTCTGGGGTACCTCCGCTAACCCCTACGGCAACTGGTCCCCGTATGTTGCCGGTGCCAACACCGACGGCGACGGCAACACCTATGTGAAGCTCGGATGGAACCCGATTTACCTGGAACCGACCACCCCGTTCCGCAACGAAGTCCCTGAATTCGGTGTCGAGATCGAGTGCGAGGGCGGCGGCTGCAATGGTCTGCCCTGCAAGATCGACCCGTCCGTCAATGGCGTGAACGAGATGACTGGCGACAGCTCGGTGGGTGCAGGCGGTGCCACCTTCTGTGTGGTGACAGTGCCCAAGGGCGGCAAGGCCAATGTCGTTGTCTTCGACAAGGAAGGTGACTCGGCCAGCGTGCCGGTGTCTAGCAGCAGTGTTAGCAGCGTCGtcgtcagcagcagcgctagctccagctccagctccacctcGACCAGCAGCATCGTCCCTACTACCAGCAGCACGTCGACGGTTatcagctccagctccagcactACCAGCAGCACCCCGACCCCGACCCCGTCCAGCACTACtacctccagctccacgctcagctccagctccaccatcagcaccaccagctccagcagcatcaccCCCCGGCCTACCCCCAGCTGGACGCCCTCATCCAGCTGGAAGATCAGCTCGAGCGCAGCACTGAACTGGACCGTGTCGGCTAGCTACACGTACAAGCCACACGCCATGGTGGAGACAGGCTCCTCGCATGCGAATcctgtcgctgctgctgctgttgccagTGGTTCCAGCCAGTCATCTGGAACTGCTCAAGCAACACAGTCGGCAGCTGTGACAGatggtgctgctgttggcAGTGCTGTGTCCAAGCTCAGTCTGATTGTGGCGGTCCTTGGAGCGATTGTAATGGTCTAG